In Moorella sp. Hama-1, a single genomic region encodes these proteins:
- a CDS encoding type II toxin-antitoxin system RelE family toxin: protein MYKVKPKNTNRFKHDFQGLERQERDRVWQALKILTENPLPQNSICLEKNYYRLKIGNIRILYQLIEEENLILVGAVLRRNEKTYKDWKRYFK from the coding sequence ATGTACAAGGTTAAGCCCAAAAATACCAACAGGTTTAAGCATGATTTTCAAGGACTGGAACGACAGGAAAGGGATCGGGTTTGGCAGGCCTTAAAAATTCTTACGGAAAATCCATTACCGCAAAACTCAATATGCCTGGAGAAGAACTATTATCGCTTAAAAATAGGGAACATCAGGATTTTATATCAGCTTATAGAGGAAGAGAATTTAATTCTTGTTGGTGCAGTATTAAGACGGAACGAAAAAACATACAAAGATTGGAAACGATATTTTAAGTAA
- a CDS encoding type II toxin-antitoxin system prevent-host-death family antitoxin has translation MNINIEAMVSSTDISRSFGKYLKASKEKPIFIIKNNEVEGVLLDIDTYKELVEAYELMQDRQIAREIFEQPTLNPENKDVFEIMREIEARGNVQG, from the coding sequence ATGAATATCAACATTGAAGCGATGGTTAGTTCTACTGATATATCCAGATCGTTCGGCAAGTATCTAAAAGCATCCAAGGAAAAGCCTATCTTTATTATTAAAAACAACGAAGTGGAAGGCGTTTTACTGGATATTGACACTTATAAAGAACTGGTAGAAGCCTATGAGCTTATGCAGGACAGGCAAATTGCGCGGGAAATTTTTGAGCAACCTACTTTAAACCCGGAAAACAAAGACGTTTTTGAGATAATGAGAGAAATCGAGGCCCGGGGTAATGTACAAGGTTAA